One Chitinophagales bacterium genomic window carries:
- a CDS encoding 2-C-methyl-D-erythritol 2,4-cyclodiphosphate synthase: protein MSPFRIGFGFDVHPLAEGNDFYLGGVKLPHTKGAVGHSDADVLIHAICDALLGAAGLGDIGFHFPDTDLQYKNIDSKILLKRVVELLAEKKYRVGNLDTTVCLEHPKINSYIPSMKRSLAEVTGLYEDCISIKATTNEKLGYVGRNEGIAAYAVVLIEYTL, encoded by the coding sequence TTGTCACCATTCAGGATTGGCTTTGGCTTTGATGTGCATCCTTTAGCTGAGGGAAATGACTTTTATTTGGGTGGAGTGAAACTTCCCCATACCAAAGGAGCGGTAGGGCATTCTGATGCCGATGTCTTGATCCACGCCATTTGTGATGCCTTATTGGGCGCTGCAGGGCTGGGAGATATCGGATTTCATTTTCCTGATACAGATCTGCAGTATAAAAATATTGATAGCAAAATTTTATTGAAGCGGGTTGTGGAATTGCTTGCTGAAAAAAAATATCGGGTGGGAAACCTTGATACAACTGTCTGCCTGGAGCATCCGAAGATAAATTCCTACATACCTTCCATGAAGCGATCTCTGGCAGAGGTTACAGGATTATATGAGGATTGTATCTCGATTAAAGCAACTACCAATGAGAAGCTGGGTTATGTAGGAAGAAATGAGGGGATTGCCGCATACGCAGTCGTTCTGATTGAATATACATTATAA
- the porV gene encoding type IX secretion system outer membrane channel protein PorV, with amino-acid sequence MNTISLFRKASIAVITIIILISSYVKAQTPSIADSLDGRVNTINTAVPFLRIAPDARSAAIGDAGLALSPDANAIFWNGAKLPFAQQDLALSATYTPWLRELVNDIYLATLGGYYKVDPNSAISFGLRYFSLGSITFTNASGQTLGDFNPKEFAIDAGYSRKLTDHFGTGLNLGFIYSNLAAGFAVSNVPIKAGTAVKADISFFYTHNAQFGTTKGSYNIAATVANIGNKITYTESAENKDFIPTNLGLGGDVSFDFNEYNKLSLDLNFNKLLVPTPDTSGNFRNVGVISGIFKSFGDAPGGFSEEMQEIDVQGGAEYWYKSLFSVRAGYFFESKNKGGRQFLTAGLGIKYNVFGLNFSYLVPTSSQKNPLDNTLRFSLLFDFNNLKGAQQETPPSEQD; translated from the coding sequence ATGAATACAATATCTTTATTTCGAAAGGCTTCTATTGCAGTTATTACAATTATTATTCTGATATCATCTTATGTTAAAGCGCAAACCCCGAGTATTGCCGATTCGCTGGATGGCCGTGTAAACACTATTAATACCGCTGTTCCATTCTTAAGAATAGCTCCCGATGCCCGATCGGCTGCCATCGGCGATGCAGGGCTTGCTCTTTCACCGGATGCAAATGCTATATTTTGGAACGGTGCGAAGCTGCCTTTTGCTCAGCAGGATCTGGCGTTGTCGGCTACGTATACCCCCTGGCTACGTGAATTGGTTAATGATATCTACCTCGCAACTTTAGGAGGATATTATAAAGTTGATCCTAACTCGGCAATATCTTTTGGCCTTCGTTATTTTTCACTGGGAAGTATCACCTTTACAAATGCTTCCGGTCAAACCCTGGGCGATTTCAACCCTAAAGAATTTGCTATTGATGCTGGATATTCCAGAAAACTGACAGATCACTTTGGAACAGGCCTGAATCTTGGATTTATCTATTCTAACCTTGCGGCCGGTTTTGCAGTAAGTAATGTTCCTATTAAGGCGGGCACAGCAGTAAAAGCAGATATATCATTTTTTTATACTCATAATGCTCAGTTCGGTACCACTAAAGGCAGTTATAATATTGCGGCAACTGTTGCAAACATCGGTAATAAAATTACCTATACAGAATCTGCGGAGAATAAGGACTTTATTCCAACAAACCTGGGGTTAGGTGGAGATGTATCGTTTGACTTTAATGAATATAATAAATTGTCACTCGATCTTAATTTCAATAAATTGCTTGTTCCCACACCGGATACGTCCGGCAACTTCAGAAATGTAGGTGTTATATCAGGCATCTTTAAATCATTTGGAGATGCTCCCGGAGGTTTTAGTGAAGAAATGCAGGAGATTGATGTGCAAGGCGGAGCAGAATACTGGTATAAAAGCTTGTTCAGTGTGCGGGCGGGATACTTTTTCGAAAGCAAGAATAAAGGAGGCAGGCAGTTCCTCACAGCTGGTTTAGGTATAAAGTATAATGTCTTCGGCCTTAATTTTTCCTATTTGGTACCTACTTCCAGCCAAAAGAATCCATTAGATAATACCCTTCGTTTTTCTTTATTGTTTGACTTTAACAATTTGAAAGGCGCACAGCAGGAAACACCACCTTCAGAGCAGGATTAG
- the porU gene encoding type IX secretion system sortase PorU gives MQKYSFLIIALLIYYSSYSQVNSYSQKLLWSDTLLKSEFSDYKIYNAFYFEGAVYHENEFGRLPLFEASIRLSLPGKVNVTLYNAVYALVNTQLKGFTGKDFDPIKNTPVITVNNGFERTRPIALVAILPFRRNPATGIVERLVSFSYSLTVTPEAGTSLRSTNSYVAHSVLATGTWYKIAVGKDGIYKIDKSFLQTLGISTTSIDPRNIRIYGNGGGMLPEPNSFFRYDDLQENAIKVVGEEDGKFDDGDYVLFYGQSPDRWKYDAALKRFSHISNLYSKSTYYFITTDLGAGKRVQDYSSGEASNFAVNTFDDYAFHELDLENLLQSGRQWFGEKFDFETAVSVPFTFPNIVAGSQGTVTASVASRSIYASNSFALSVNGQSLIAAQSIPAVCADYTCGYANGSVLQSVFYPAPGTLTVKLDYNKNSQDAVGYLDYIEINVVSNLSWNGSQMNFRSAASMGIGKVSQFTISNTNSNLLTWDVTKSTNVVSESMNFTGNQSQFTVATDTLHEFVIFSNSEGMVPEIAGKILNQDLHSLSQSDLFIITPDLLRSSAEDLGNFHRNQFSQSVNVVSVEQIYNEFSAGAKDLSAIRDFIRMFYVRANGDSVLMPKYLLLFGDGSYDNKENIPGNSSLIPAYESSNSLSPTSSFVSDDFFGLLDVTEGGNILDPAAKVDIAIGRLPVNNTDQASVVINKIKIYAAPQSLGNWRNVLTFVADDEDNDVHINDCDEIATNTGNAHPVYNIDKIYLDAYKQVQIPGGARYPEVNIAINNQINGGTLLFNYVGHGGTGGLGHERIMNLTEIQNYTNLNKLTLFVTATCDFTVYDNPSIVSAGEQLLLNAKGGAIALVTTVRLVYSSANKLMNQAFMDNVFVAKNGIIPPLGEVFRRGKNKISGDTNNRKFTLIGDPAITLDYPQYNINTTAIEGKTLTSVPDTMKALQKVTVSGTINDFNGNVMQDFNGVIFPTIYDKPQLYQTLANDEASYVRSFVLQKNVIYNGKASVRNGVFSFSFIVPKDISYQFGYGKISYYADNGVIDASGYKNDIVIGGISDSVAHDVSGPQVKVYMNDERFVFGGITDPNPTILVKLIDSSGLNTVGTGIGHDITAVLDNDTKNTLDMNNFYSTDLDSYQSGEVRYPLTSLAEGVHTLNVKAWDVYNNSSQALTQFVVSTSASMALAHVLNYPNPFTTRTEFMFEHNMPGAVLNVMIQIYTVSGKLVKTMQQAIVPQSVNTSGSGFGVGDAEGGYRVNGIYWDGKDDYGDPIGKGVYVYKLSVRAANGFKADRYEKLVILK, from the coding sequence ATGCAGAAGTACTCCTTTCTCATTATTGCATTGCTTATTTATTATTCTTCCTATAGCCAGGTAAATTCCTATTCGCAAAAATTACTCTGGTCAGATACGCTGTTGAAATCAGAGTTTTCCGATTATAAAATATATAATGCATTTTATTTTGAAGGTGCAGTTTACCATGAAAATGAATTTGGCCGTCTGCCGCTTTTTGAGGCATCAATCCGCCTTTCTTTGCCTGGAAAGGTGAATGTTACGCTTTACAATGCTGTATATGCTCTGGTAAACACGCAGTTAAAAGGATTCACGGGAAAAGATTTCGATCCGATTAAAAATACACCGGTTATAACGGTAAATAATGGATTTGAACGCACCAGACCTATTGCTTTGGTTGCCATTCTTCCTTTCCGGAGAAATCCTGCTACTGGAATTGTTGAAAGGCTGGTTTCATTCAGTTATTCACTAACCGTAACCCCGGAAGCCGGTACTTCCTTAAGAAGCACCAATTCTTATGTTGCCCACTCCGTATTGGCAACTGGAACATGGTATAAAATAGCTGTAGGTAAGGATGGTATTTACAAGATAGATAAGTCATTCCTGCAAACCCTGGGAATCAGTACAACATCAATTGATCCGCGCAACATTCGTATTTATGGAAACGGCGGTGGCATGTTACCTGAGCCAAATAGTTTCTTTCGTTATGATGATTTGCAGGAGAATGCTATAAAAGTAGTGGGTGAAGAAGATGGGAAGTTTGATGATGGCGATTACGTATTGTTTTACGGACAGAGTCCGGACAGGTGGAAATATGATGCAGCCTTAAAGCGCTTCAGTCATATCTCTAATCTTTACTCCAAGAGTACCTATTATTTTATTACTACTGATTTGGGCGCCGGAAAACGGGTGCAGGATTACAGTTCAGGTGAAGCCAGTAATTTTGCTGTAAATACCTTTGATGATTATGCTTTTCATGAATTGGATCTGGAAAATCTCCTTCAAAGTGGAAGGCAATGGTTTGGCGAAAAATTTGATTTTGAGACTGCGGTATCCGTTCCCTTTACTTTTCCAAATATTGTTGCAGGCTCACAGGGCACGGTAACCGCCAGCGTAGCCTCCAGAAGTATATATGCCAGCAATAGCTTTGCCCTATCTGTAAATGGCCAAAGCTTAATAGCTGCCCAATCCATTCCAGCGGTATGCGCCGATTATACTTGCGGATATGCAAATGGCTCTGTATTGCAATCTGTATTTTATCCTGCCCCGGGTACGCTTACAGTAAAACTGGATTATAATAAGAATTCTCAGGATGCTGTTGGGTATCTCGATTATATTGAGATTAACGTTGTGAGTAACCTTTCGTGGAATGGCTCGCAAATGAATTTCAGGAGTGCTGCATCCATGGGTATAGGAAAAGTATCTCAATTCACTATCAGCAATACAAATAGTAATTTATTAACGTGGGATGTTACCAAGTCTACTAATGTCGTGAGTGAATCCATGAATTTCACAGGTAACCAGAGCCAGTTTACGGTAGCTACTGACACGCTTCATGAATTTGTAATTTTTTCAAATAGTGAAGGTATGGTGCCTGAAATAGCAGGCAAAATATTAAACCAGGACTTGCATTCTCTTAGCCAGTCTGACCTGTTTATTATTACCCCCGACCTGTTAAGGTCTTCGGCAGAAGACCTGGGAAATTTCCACCGGAATCAATTCAGCCAATCCGTGAATGTAGTTTCAGTGGAGCAGATATATAATGAGTTTTCAGCAGGGGCAAAAGACCTTTCTGCTATTCGTGATTTCATACGAATGTTTTACGTTCGGGCTAATGGTGATTCGGTATTAATGCCCAAATACCTGCTTCTTTTTGGAGATGGTTCCTATGATAATAAGGAAAATATACCCGGAAATAGCAGCTTAATTCCTGCTTACGAGAGCTCCAATTCCTTAAGCCCTACCAGCTCCTTTGTATCAGACGATTTTTTCGGATTATTAGATGTAACCGAAGGGGGAAACATTCTCGATCCGGCAGCAAAAGTGGATATTGCGATAGGCCGGCTTCCGGTTAACAATACTGACCAGGCATCTGTTGTAATAAATAAAATAAAAATCTATGCGGCTCCCCAATCTTTAGGAAACTGGCGCAATGTGCTCACCTTTGTTGCAGATGATGAAGATAATGATGTGCACATAAATGACTGTGATGAGATCGCAACAAATACGGGCAATGCTCACCCGGTGTATAACATCGATAAGATCTATTTAGATGCGTATAAGCAAGTGCAAATTCCGGGAGGAGCACGTTATCCTGAGGTCAACATTGCAATAAATAATCAAATTAACGGGGGCACCCTTCTGTTTAATTATGTTGGTCATGGAGGCACCGGCGGACTAGGGCATGAGCGCATCATGAATCTTACAGAGATTCAGAATTACACGAATTTAAATAAGCTTACCCTGTTTGTAACCGCCACCTGCGATTTTACAGTGTATGATAATCCGTCCATAGTATCGGCAGGAGAGCAGCTGCTTTTAAATGCAAAAGGAGGTGCCATTGCATTGGTAACTACCGTTCGCCTGGTGTATTCATCTGCAAATAAATTGATGAATCAGGCCTTTATGGATAATGTGTTTGTAGCAAAAAACGGTATTATTCCACCTTTGGGCGAAGTATTCAGGAGAGGCAAAAACAAGATCAGCGGTGATACCAATAACAGGAAGTTCACACTTATAGGGGATCCTGCCATTACTTTGGATTACCCGCAATACAATATAAACACTACAGCCATTGAAGGTAAAACCCTAACATCAGTTCCTGATACCATGAAAGCGCTTCAAAAGGTTACGGTAAGCGGAACCATAAATGATTTTAACGGTAATGTAATGCAGGACTTTAATGGCGTTATTTTTCCAACTATTTATGATAAGCCGCAGCTTTACCAGACCCTGGCTAACGACGAAGCAAGCTATGTAAGAAGCTTTGTTTTACAAAAGAACGTGATCTATAATGGTAAGGCAAGCGTTCGCAATGGGGTTTTTAGTTTTTCTTTTATTGTGCCGAAAGATATTTCTTATCAGTTCGGTTACGGAAAAATCAGCTACTATGCCGATAACGGTGTTATAGATGCTTCAGGATATAAGAATGATATTGTGATAGGGGGGATATCAGACTCGGTAGCACATGACGTTTCAGGACCGCAGGTTAAAGTATATATGAATGACGAACGCTTTGTATTTGGCGGGATTACAGATCCAAACCCGACGATCCTGGTTAAGTTGATCGATTCAAGCGGGCTTAATACAGTCGGTACTGGTATTGGCCACGATATAACTGCTGTGCTCGATAATGATACTAAGAATACTTTGGACATGAACAATTTTTATTCAACCGATTTAGACAGCTACCAATCAGGGGAAGTGCGTTATCCTTTAACCAGCCTGGCGGAAGGCGTGCATACACTAAATGTTAAGGCCTGGGATGTGTATAATAATTCTTCCCAGGCATTAACACAGTTTGTGGTTTCTACATCTGCCTCAATGGCCTTAGCGCACGTGCTGAACTATCCGAACCCTTTTACTACTCGTACTGAATTTATGTTTGAGCACAATATGCCGGGTGCGGTGCTTAATGTTATGATTCAGATTTATACGGTTTCAGGGAAGCTGGTAAAAACCATGCAACAGGCAATTGTTCCCCAATCTGTAAATACTTCCGGTTCGGGTTTTGGCGTTGGAGATGCTGAAGGCGGTTACCGGGTGAATGGAATCTACTGGGACGGCAAGGACGATTACGGCGATCCTATAGGAAAGGGAGTATATGTTTATAAGCTTTCGGTAAGAGCTGCAAATGGTTTCAAGGCTGATAGGTATGAAAAATTGGTCATTCTTAAATAA
- a CDS encoding PorP/SprF family type IX secretion system membrane protein, translating to MRRIAILAIILSGLTKIQAQDVVFSQFYNTTLYLNPAFAGISGGPRLTALYRNQWPLLGNAYSTYLVSYDQFLNQINSGVGAIVSSDVQGGFYYTNSITGMYAYQIQLNENWAINVGLQAAFMQKRIQTDKLVFAENINLGNGSVNNFPSKDIPDNPTRSFADFGAGALFFSKKVFIGFAAKHLSQPNESFDNTLPEHLPICYDANAGIELRSGNYSSSSFFSPNIMYAQQEFFKQATGGFITGINVFYAGLYYRYAFGKNNAASVQSDSIKASNSSAFILLAGLQKGIFKIGYSYDITLGGLSGTGGSHEISVTLNFNDSKKSREKNQRKKLTECPKMF from the coding sequence GTGAGAAGGATCGCAATATTAGCTATTATTTTATCGGGTCTCACAAAAATACAGGCTCAGGATGTAGTATTCAGTCAATTCTATAATACTACGCTTTATCTGAATCCGGCGTTCGCCGGAATAAGCGGAGGCCCCAGGCTTACCGCGTTATACCGCAACCAATGGCCTTTATTAGGAAATGCCTATTCCACCTATTTAGTTTCATATGATCAGTTTTTAAATCAGATTAACAGCGGTGTAGGCGCCATAGTTTCATCAGATGTACAGGGCGGTTTTTATTACACGAATAGCATTACCGGGATGTATGCCTATCAGATACAACTGAATGAAAATTGGGCGATAAATGTGGGACTTCAGGCAGCTTTTATGCAGAAAAGAATACAAACGGACAAATTGGTTTTTGCTGAAAATATTAACCTTGGAAATGGATCTGTCAACAATTTTCCCAGTAAGGATATTCCGGATAATCCTACCCGATCATTTGCTGACTTTGGGGCCGGTGCACTTTTTTTCAGTAAAAAAGTTTTTATCGGTTTTGCAGCAAAGCATCTTTCGCAGCCAAATGAATCTTTTGATAATACATTGCCGGAGCATTTGCCTATTTGTTATGATGCAAATGCAGGGATAGAGCTGCGCTCCGGCAACTACAGCTCTTCATCCTTTTTTTCGCCTAATATCATGTACGCTCAGCAGGAATTTTTTAAACAGGCAACAGGCGGCTTTATCACAGGTATAAATGTTTTTTATGCAGGTTTATACTACCGGTATGCTTTCGGAAAAAACAATGCAGCCTCTGTTCAGTCAGATAGCATTAAAGCCAGCAACTCATCCGCCTTTATCCTTCTCGCAGGATTACAAAAAGGGATCTTTAAAATTGGTTACAGCTATGACATAACCCTTGGCGGGTTAAGCGGAACAGGAGGAAGCCATGAAATTTCTGTTACACTCAATTTTAATGATTCGAAAAAATCCAGGGAAAAAAACCAGAGGAAAAAGCTTACCGAGTGTCCTAAAATGTTTTAA